A window of the Streptomyces sp. NBC_00454 genome harbors these coding sequences:
- a CDS encoding class I SAM-dependent methyltransferase: MASTSHLNTVRASYDTVAADYARLLSTELAGKPLDRAMLAAFAEYVRGDDPHGGRAVADLGCGPGRVTAHLDGLGVRAFGVDLSPAMVAVARRTYPGLRFEVGSMAALDIADGVLGGVLAWYSTVHTPPSELAPLFAEFARVLAPGGYALIAFKAGGQQRRLEHAYGHRVELDVYENRPEHIAALLAGAGLVEVARLVREADTQERSPQGFLMARKPA, encoded by the coding sequence ATGGCATCGACTTCGCACCTGAACACCGTACGGGCGTCCTACGACACCGTCGCCGCCGACTACGCCCGGCTGCTGAGCACCGAGCTGGCGGGCAAGCCGCTGGACCGGGCCATGCTGGCCGCCTTCGCGGAGTACGTGCGCGGCGACGATCCGCACGGCGGCCGGGCGGTCGCGGACCTCGGCTGCGGGCCGGGCCGGGTGACGGCGCACCTCGACGGTCTCGGTGTCCGGGCCTTCGGCGTCGACCTGTCCCCCGCGATGGTGGCGGTGGCCCGCCGGACGTATCCGGGGCTGCGGTTCGAGGTCGGCTCGATGGCCGCGCTGGACATAGCGGACGGGGTGCTGGGCGGAGTCCTGGCCTGGTACTCCACGGTCCATACCCCACCCTCGGAACTGGCTCCGCTGTTCGCGGAGTTCGCGCGGGTCCTGGCCCCGGGCGGGTACGCGCTGATCGCCTTCAAGGCGGGCGGGCAGCAGCGGAGGCTGGAACACGCGTACGGACATCGGGTCGAGCTCGACGTGTACGAGAACCGGCCCGAGCACATCGCAGCACTGCTGGCGGGGGCCGGTCTCGTCGAGGTGGCCCGGCTGGTCCGGGAAGCGGACACCCAGGAGAGGTCCCCACAGGGGTTCCTGATGGCCCGCAAACCCGCCTGA
- a CDS encoding AEC family transporter, with product MGGAAALEKLMPVVLAFGAGVLLARRKVVPAEASKVFADYAFLFAVPCYLFGNIYGADLSALFAWRAIGGYAAAAALAVVLVAAASALAGIREPRDVALRVMAGVQVNTAYFAVPVFITFFGTAAPIFPVLLFQVCVLSLVVISIMELGRSGPGAGSTGQKLTRAVGASLVTPVVLSCNAGILLNLLSVHVPTVVLDGAAFVGDSASPVALFALGLHLGGMGLDIRGTTREELTLIGFKCLAFPLLAWAVCGVLFGVRGEWLTYLVLIAAMPTPQNLFIFAQRYEVGVDLSASVVIKSSVVSLLLLPLWLQTVAG from the coding sequence ATGGGCGGGGCAGCCGCGCTGGAAAAGCTGATGCCGGTGGTACTGGCCTTCGGCGCCGGAGTGCTGCTGGCACGCCGCAAGGTGGTTCCCGCCGAGGCCTCGAAGGTCTTCGCCGACTACGCCTTCCTCTTCGCCGTCCCCTGCTACCTCTTCGGCAACATCTACGGTGCGGACCTCTCCGCCCTCTTCGCCTGGCGGGCCATCGGCGGCTACGCGGCCGCCGCCGCCCTCGCCGTCGTCCTGGTCGCCGCCGCCTCGGCCCTGGCCGGGATCCGGGAGCCCCGCGACGTGGCGCTGCGGGTGATGGCCGGGGTCCAGGTGAACACCGCCTACTTCGCGGTCCCCGTCTTCATCACCTTCTTCGGGACGGCGGCGCCGATCTTCCCGGTCCTGCTCTTCCAGGTCTGCGTCCTGTCCCTGGTCGTCATCTCCATCATGGAACTGGGCCGTTCGGGTCCGGGCGCGGGCAGCACCGGCCAGAAGCTCACCCGCGCCGTCGGCGCCTCACTGGTCACCCCGGTGGTGCTCTCCTGCAACGCGGGGATCCTGCTGAACCTGCTGTCCGTGCACGTCCCCACGGTGGTCCTGGACGGGGCCGCGTTCGTCGGCGACAGCGCCTCCCCGGTGGCCCTCTTCGCCCTCGGGCTCCACCTCGGCGGCATGGGCCTCGACATCCGGGGCACCACCCGCGAGGAACTGACGCTCATCGGCTTCAAATGCCTGGCCTTCCCACTGCTGGCCTGGGCGGTGTGCGGGGTGCTGTTCGGGGTCCGGGGCGAGTGGCTCACGTACCTCGTGCTGATCGCCGCGATGCCGACCCCGCAGAACCTGTTCATCTTCGCCCAGCGCTACGAGGTGGGCGTGGACCTCTCCGCCTCCGTCGTGATCAAGAGCTCGGTGGTGTCCCTCCTGCTGCTGCCGCTCTGGCTGCAGACCGTGGCCGGGTGA
- a CDS encoding sensor histidine kinase: MRKTLRTTPRKTPSRTPRPKTRAPASAARAPRAPSQLAVALRTPARAAEPLFAQAPKAWQRMLPYAVTAACVLSLLPVTIVVLTNDYRAGGGWAGALGVAQTVPLLLAVTRPLPAWGLVLLADTVGAVVLTRADQVAGHAWPWTPMVIVGYLVLMACLGLRESIRTLVGVWLVTGVTGVVLGFSQTAEVINTAALLFVLGGVVLALTGALRGLGDARYKIAEQESISEAERARRTLLEERARIARELHDVVAHHMSVITVQADSAPYRLPGMAQPVQEEFAAIAASARESLGEMRRLLTVLRGDEANGGDLAPQPGIGRLQQLVEATVRAGQPVELALAAGAADAAPPAVDLSAYRIVQEALANVVRHAPGAPTRVSVTFDAEEVLVLVVNGPARDAVVAVETSGTGHGLVGMRERVRLTGGTLDTGPLPDGGFRVAARLPLTAVNTTDEDAS, encoded by the coding sequence ATGAGGAAGACGCTGAGGACGACGCCGAGGAAGACGCCGAGCAGGACGCCCCGGCCGAAGACCCGTGCCCCCGCTTCCGCCGCGCGGGCGCCGCGCGCGCCGTCCCAGCTCGCGGTGGCGCTGCGGACGCCCGCCAGGGCCGCCGAGCCGCTGTTCGCGCAGGCTCCCAAGGCCTGGCAGCGGATGCTTCCCTACGCCGTGACCGCCGCGTGCGTGCTCTCGCTGCTGCCCGTCACGATCGTGGTGCTGACCAACGACTACCGGGCGGGCGGGGGCTGGGCCGGTGCGCTGGGCGTGGCCCAGACCGTGCCGCTGCTCCTCGCCGTGACCCGGCCGCTGCCCGCCTGGGGCCTGGTGCTCCTCGCGGACACCGTGGGGGCCGTGGTCCTGACCCGGGCCGACCAGGTGGCCGGGCACGCCTGGCCGTGGACCCCGATGGTGATCGTCGGCTATCTGGTGCTGATGGCCTGCCTGGGGCTGCGCGAGTCGATCCGGACCCTGGTCGGGGTGTGGCTGGTGACCGGGGTGACCGGGGTGGTGCTGGGCTTCTCCCAGACCGCCGAGGTGATCAACACCGCGGCCCTGCTGTTCGTGCTGGGCGGGGTGGTGCTCGCGCTCACGGGCGCGCTGCGCGGGCTCGGGGACGCGCGGTACAAGATCGCCGAGCAGGAGAGCATCAGCGAGGCCGAACGGGCCCGGCGCACGCTCCTGGAGGAACGGGCCCGGATCGCGCGGGAGTTGCACGACGTGGTGGCCCACCACATGTCGGTGATCACCGTGCAGGCGGACTCGGCTCCGTACCGGCTGCCGGGCATGGCCCAGCCGGTACAGGAGGAGTTCGCCGCGATCGCGGCGAGCGCGCGGGAATCGCTCGGAGAGATGCGCCGGCTGCTCACGGTGCTGCGCGGGGACGAGGCGAACGGCGGCGACCTGGCCCCGCAGCCGGGGATCGGCAGGCTCCAGCAGCTGGTGGAGGCGACCGTACGGGCCGGGCAGCCCGTGGAGTTGGCGCTGGCGGCGGGCGCCGCCGACGCGGCCCCGCCGGCCGTGGACCTGTCCGCGTACCGGATCGTGCAGGAGGCCCTGGCCAACGTGGTGCGGCACGCGCCGGGGGCGCCGACCCGGGTGTCGGTGACCTTCGACGCCGAGGAGGTGCTCGTGCTCGTGGTCAACGGCCCCGCGCGGGACGCCGTGGTGGCGGTCGAGACCTCCGGCACCGGGCACGGTCTGGTGGGGATGCGCGAGCGCGTACGGTTGACGGGCGGGACGCTGGACACCGGCCCGCTGCCCGACGGCGGCTTCCGGGTCGCCGCCCGCCTGCCCCTTACCGCAGTGAACACGACCGACGAGGACGCAAGTTGA
- a CDS encoding IucA/IucC family protein, whose amino-acid sequence MNLPATPAEEAVAAELAGPAGSAALGPGYAAALPGARAAVLTRLWRGLACEPLPWVERRERGSGGLRLRLASGARLEGPPPDPYATAPYVTELLLDGRPYRQAARLVAALGLSHGEGFAAELDGSTASLALSRAGQPRGDGAGPSAAWEWEQRVVDGHPYHPNCRSRPGFTVAEQLAYAPEHRPVVTLGLVPVPAGECLVAGDWPAPWREAGRILVPVHPWQAEHVLKQGADPSGIRPGPAAHPLMALRTLAPADGGPHVKTALSARLTSSVRDISVYSVETAAVLSAFAQSLSERLEGRLHITRTLGAVTAHSADLAAVLREPPEAYADSGAGERVLPVAALALTPYARSASWRAGFARLALSVCLRVLDLGVALEAHGQNLLVVLAADGTPLRLVYRDLADIRISPARLARHGLPVPDLSGRLITDDETVLRRKLFGSLVAGALGSTAGSAAALGADLSAAASGLAPTADTRALLTGPLPTKALTLMRLSPGTPGDQWADLDNPLTGG is encoded by the coding sequence ATGAACCTCCCCGCCACCCCGGCCGAAGAGGCCGTAGCCGCAGAACTGGCCGGACCGGCCGGATCTGCCGCCCTCGGGCCCGGCTACGCCGCCGCGCTCCCCGGAGCGCGCGCCGCCGTGCTGACCCGGCTGTGGCGGGGGCTCGCCTGTGAACCGCTGCCGTGGGTGGAGCGCCGCGAGCGGGGCTCCGGCGGGCTCCGGCTGCGGCTCGCCTCGGGTGCCCGGCTGGAGGGCCCGCCGCCGGATCCGTACGCCACCGCTCCCTACGTCACCGAGCTGCTGCTCGACGGCCGCCCGTACCGGCAGGCCGCCCGGCTGGTGGCGGCGCTCGGGCTGTCCCACGGGGAGGGGTTCGCCGCCGAACTCGACGGCAGCACCGCCTCCCTCGCCCTGTCCCGGGCCGGGCAGCCTCGCGGGGACGGGGCCGGGCCCTCGGCCGCCTGGGAGTGGGAGCAGCGGGTGGTCGACGGGCACCCGTACCACCCCAACTGCCGCTCCCGGCCCGGCTTCACGGTGGCGGAGCAGCTCGCGTACGCACCCGAGCACCGGCCGGTGGTCACGCTCGGGCTGGTACCCGTACCGGCCGGGGAGTGCCTGGTCGCCGGTGACTGGCCGGCGCCGTGGCGGGAGGCCGGGCGGATCCTCGTACCGGTCCACCCCTGGCAGGCCGAGCACGTCCTCAAGCAGGGGGCGGACCCGTCGGGGATCCGGCCTGGGCCGGCCGCGCACCCGCTGATGGCCCTGCGCACCCTGGCCCCCGCCGACGGCGGGCCGCACGTGAAGACCGCGCTCAGCGCCCGGCTCACCTCCTCCGTGCGCGATATCTCCGTCTACTCCGTGGAGACGGCCGCCGTCCTCTCCGCCTTCGCGCAGAGCCTGTCCGAACGCCTCGAAGGCCGCCTGCACATCACCCGCACGCTGGGCGCCGTCACCGCGCACTCCGCCGACCTGGCCGCCGTGCTCCGTGAGCCGCCCGAGGCGTACGCGGACTCCGGCGCGGGCGAGCGCGTGCTGCCCGTCGCCGCGCTGGCGCTGACCCCGTACGCGCGTTCCGCGTCCTGGCGGGCCGGTTTCGCCCGCCTGGCGCTCTCGGTGTGCCTACGGGTCCTGGACCTGGGGGTGGCGCTGGAGGCCCACGGCCAGAACCTCCTGGTGGTCCTCGCCGCGGACGGCACCCCGCTGCGGCTGGTCTACCGCGACCTCGCCGACATCCGGATCAGCCCGGCCCGGCTCGCCCGCCACGGCCTGCCGGTGCCCGACCTGTCCGGCCGCCTGATCACCGACGACGAGACGGTCCTGCGCCGCAAGCTCTTCGGTTCCCTGGTGGCCGGGGCCCTCGGCTCCACGGCCGGTTCGGCCGCGGCCCTCGGGGCCGATCTCTCGGCGGCGGCCTCCGGCCTCGCACCCACGGCCGACACCCGGGCGCTGCTGACCGGCCCGCTGCCGACCAAGGCCCTGACCCTGATGCGGCTGAGCCCCGGCACCCCGGGCGACCAGTGGGCCGACCTGGACAATCCGCTGACCGGGGGCTGA
- a CDS encoding alpha/beta hydrolase: MRRFARTVVTAALAAAVVAGTAGWASADAQAAVTGPLPGTAAWRADSVSGRPLPDPARTAPREVARFFAGLDEARARGLVRSHPLVVGNLDGAPLPLRYEANRLAVLATGEARFASLAEPGRQILAFDPRGRGQVAEVFGDLGRAAHVSVIVPGSDNDAAGHDRRRTPYTGPAGMARALRAAAGDATAVIAWTGYTTPVGVGLDAAEDRLAAAGAVRLARLTEGLDAVGAPDPVLFCHSYGSVVCGLAARHTDATDIVALGSPGMRARTVAGLHTGARVWAARGPSDWISNVPNVEFAGLGHGADPTSAAFGARRIPAGDVSGHTGYFTPGTQSLKAFAAIATGETR; this comes from the coding sequence ATGCGCCGCTTCGCAAGGACAGTGGTCACGGCCGCACTGGCGGCGGCCGTGGTCGCGGGGACCGCGGGATGGGCCTCCGCGGATGCCCAGGCCGCGGTCACCGGGCCGCTGCCGGGCACGGCCGCCTGGCGGGCCGACTCGGTGTCCGGGCGCCCGCTGCCCGATCCGGCCCGGACCGCGCCGCGCGAGGTCGCGCGCTTCTTCGCGGGGCTGGACGAGGCCCGGGCGCGAGGCCTCGTACGGTCCCACCCGCTGGTGGTGGGGAACCTGGACGGGGCTCCGCTCCCGCTCAGGTACGAGGCCAACCGGCTGGCCGTCCTCGCCACGGGCGAGGCCCGCTTCGCCTCCCTGGCGGAGCCCGGCCGTCAGATCCTGGCCTTCGACCCGCGCGGGCGGGGCCAGGTCGCCGAGGTGTTCGGGGACCTCGGGCGGGCTGCGCACGTCTCGGTGATCGTGCCCGGCTCGGACAACGACGCCGCCGGCCACGACCGCAGGCGCACCCCGTACACGGGACCGGCGGGGATGGCCCGCGCACTGCGGGCCGCCGCCGGGGACGCGACCGCCGTCATCGCCTGGACCGGCTACACCACCCCGGTCGGGGTCGGCCTGGACGCGGCCGAGGACCGGCTCGCCGCGGCGGGTGCGGTCCGGCTCGCCCGCCTCACGGAGGGACTCGACGCGGTCGGAGCCCCCGACCCTGTGCTGTTCTGCCACAGCTACGGCTCGGTGGTCTGCGGGCTGGCGGCCCGGCACACGGACGCCACCGACATCGTCGCCCTCGGCTCCCCCGGGATGCGGGCCCGGACCGTCGCGGGCCTGCACACCGGTGCCCGGGTGTGGGCGGCGCGCGGGCCCTCCGACTGGATCTCGAACGTGCCGAACGTGGAGTTCGCGGGGCTGGGCCACGGAGCCGATCCCACCTCTGCGGCCTTCGGCGCCCGCCGGATCCCGGCGGGCGACGTGTCCGGCCACACCGGCTACTTCACGCCCGGCACCCAGTCCCTGAAGGCCTTCGCCGCGATCGCGACGGGAGAGACCCGATGA
- a CDS encoding trypsin-like peptidase domain-containing protein, producing MRRTLTVAATTAALLLPGGPLPVAEAGNAPPPAGRWSAREAENFWTPDRMASAVPISRGGAPAAGDGTGQDFDGIPVVGRMFVMKGGGAYFCTASVVASPGRDLVLSAAHCLLGTDARQVAFVPQYTAGNPQPYGMFPILRDAGGRSKVWIDPRYRELGADRGAALDVAFAQVGPDADGFPVEDVVGGNRLVTGAGFTHGKVSLIGYPASAARPRLCVNRTTKFTSTDPGIPGDFLRIDCTGYPGGTSGGPFLTAYDERTETGSVVGVIGGWKTGGDTPDTSYSSYFGPEIRKLYETALAGARVA from the coding sequence ATGCGACGTACGTTGACGGTGGCGGCGACGACGGCCGCCCTGCTGCTGCCGGGCGGGCCGCTGCCCGTGGCCGAGGCCGGGAACGCCCCGCCGCCCGCCGGCCGGTGGTCCGCCCGGGAGGCGGAGAACTTCTGGACCCCCGACCGGATGGCCTCCGCCGTGCCGATCAGCCGGGGCGGCGCCCCGGCGGCGGGCGACGGCACCGGCCAGGACTTCGACGGCATTCCGGTCGTCGGCCGGATGTTCGTCATGAAGGGCGGCGGCGCCTACTTCTGCACGGCGAGCGTGGTCGCCTCCCCCGGCCGCGACCTGGTGCTCAGCGCGGCCCACTGCCTGCTCGGGACGGACGCCCGCCAGGTGGCCTTCGTACCGCAGTACACGGCCGGCAACCCGCAGCCCTACGGGATGTTCCCGATCCTGCGCGATGCGGGCGGCCGGTCCAAGGTGTGGATCGATCCGCGCTACCGGGAGCTCGGCGCCGACCGGGGCGCCGCCCTCGACGTGGCCTTCGCGCAGGTCGGCCCGGACGCCGACGGGTTCCCGGTGGAGGACGTGGTGGGCGGCAACCGCCTGGTCACCGGCGCCGGGTTCACGCACGGGAAGGTCTCGCTGATCGGCTATCCGGCGTCCGCCGCCCGGCCGCGGCTGTGCGTGAACCGGACCACGAAGTTCACCAGCACCGATCCGGGGATTCCCGGGGACTTCCTGCGGATCGACTGCACCGGCTACCCGGGCGGGACCAGCGGGGGCCCGTTCCTGACCGCGTACGACGAGCGGACCGAGACGGGCAGCGTGGTCGGCGTGATCGGCGGCTGGAAGACGGGCGGGGACACCCCCGACACCTCCTACAGCTCCTACTTCGGCCCCGAGATCAGGAAGTTGTACGAGACGGCTCTTGCCGGGGCGCGGGTGGCGTGA
- a CDS encoding response regulator: MTIRVIIVDDQAMVRAGFAALLSAQPDIDVVGEAPDGRQGVQVSRTVHPDVVLMDVRMPEMDGLSAARELLDPPPGVVHRPKVLMLTTFDIDDYVYEALRAGASGFLLKDAPPADLIAAVRVVASGEALLAPSVTRRLIADFVDRRPAPRRDPALRLNGLTPRETEVLELIARGLSNQEIAGHLVLAEQTVKTHIGRVLGKLDLRDRAQAVIFAYEAGLVRPGDGG, encoded by the coding sequence TTGACCATCCGCGTGATCATCGTCGACGACCAGGCCATGGTGCGGGCGGGGTTCGCCGCGCTGTTGTCCGCGCAGCCCGACATCGACGTGGTGGGCGAGGCCCCGGACGGACGCCAGGGCGTCCAGGTCTCCCGCACCGTCCACCCCGACGTGGTGCTGATGGACGTGCGGATGCCGGAGATGGACGGGCTGAGCGCGGCCCGCGAGCTCCTCGATCCCCCGCCGGGGGTGGTGCACCGGCCCAAGGTGCTGATGCTGACCACCTTCGACATCGACGACTACGTGTACGAGGCCCTGCGCGCCGGAGCCTCCGGGTTCCTGCTCAAGGACGCCCCGCCGGCCGATCTGATCGCGGCGGTCCGGGTGGTCGCCTCGGGCGAGGCCCTGCTGGCCCCTTCGGTGACCCGGCGGCTGATCGCGGACTTCGTCGACCGGCGGCCCGCGCCGCGCAGGGATCCGGCGCTGCGGCTGAACGGGCTGACCCCGCGCGAGACCGAGGTACTGGAACTCATCGCGCGCGGGCTGTCGAACCAGGAGATCGCCGGCCACCTGGTGCTCGCCGAGCAGACGGTCAAGACCCACATCGGGCGGGTGCTGGGCAAGCTGGACCTCCGGGACCGGGCCCAGGCCGTGATCTTCGCCTACGAGGCCGGGCTGGTGCGGCCGGGCGACGGCGGCTGA
- a CDS encoding FAD-binding oxidoreductase — MSLHRRRVLAGAAAGILASLGATTRRTGPDFGALARALDGRVVTAADGDYAEARRLFQPRYDTVRPGAVAYPAHAGDVAACLDFARSSAVPVVPRGGGHNYAGWSTIEAGLVIDLGAMAEVSVASRSEVRIGAGARLGEVNSALSGRGLAVPTGLCPSVGIAGLTLGGGLGLASRSYGATCDQLTGATVVTPDGTVRQVDAERDPDLFWALRGAGGGNFGVVTGFRFRPHPVADCAFAELHWSPAHSAAVLHGWQRWLEALPDPFWSQVEFTVDGGPVGAPALRVLCLDGGRGELDRQLTRLSGLVGREPADDWRVVRSYGDTVLAMSGCLDQSPAECRLPGTLPGHDPQGRLGRDSYAARSDFWAPGGLTGPAAEAVLAAVERYGASVPGGGLGVVQFDGVCGGALNRIPVGASAFAHRAAGFLAQYLVYWPAPAPSADIARHRAWLDGLWRDLRPWASGAAYQNYADPKLTGWREAYHGPNLARLEAVRRRYDPGRLFRFPQAI, encoded by the coding sequence ATGAGCCTCCACCGCCGCCGGGTCCTCGCGGGCGCCGCCGCCGGCATACTCGCCTCCCTCGGCGCGACGACCCGCCGCACGGGACCGGATTTCGGGGCGCTGGCCCGCGCCCTGGACGGCCGGGTGGTCACGGCGGCCGACGGGGACTATGCCGAGGCCCGGCGGCTCTTCCAGCCCCGCTACGACACGGTCCGGCCGGGCGCGGTGGCCTATCCCGCGCACGCCGGCGACGTGGCCGCCTGTCTGGACTTCGCCCGGAGCTCGGCCGTCCCGGTCGTCCCGCGCGGCGGCGGGCACAACTACGCCGGCTGGTCCACGATCGAAGCCGGGCTGGTCATCGACCTCGGTGCCATGGCGGAGGTGTCCGTGGCCTCCCGGTCCGAGGTGCGGATCGGCGCGGGCGCCCGGCTCGGAGAGGTGAACTCCGCCCTCTCCGGACGGGGCCTGGCCGTCCCGACCGGGCTGTGCCCCTCCGTCGGCATCGCAGGACTCACCCTCGGCGGCGGGCTGGGCCTGGCCTCCCGGTCCTACGGAGCCACCTGCGACCAGCTCACCGGCGCGACCGTGGTGACCCCCGACGGGACCGTCCGCCAGGTCGACGCGGAACGCGACCCCGACCTGTTCTGGGCCCTGCGCGGCGCCGGGGGCGGCAACTTCGGGGTGGTCACCGGCTTCCGCTTCCGCCCCCACCCGGTCGCCGACTGCGCCTTCGCCGAGCTGCACTGGTCCCCCGCCCACTCGGCCGCCGTCCTGCACGGCTGGCAGCGCTGGCTCGAGGCGCTCCCGGACCCGTTCTGGAGCCAGGTGGAGTTCACCGTCGACGGCGGCCCCGTCGGCGCCCCGGCCCTGCGGGTGCTCTGCCTGGACGGCGGCCGCGGGGAGCTGGACCGGCAGCTGACCCGGCTCTCCGGCCTGGTGGGACGGGAACCCGCGGACGACTGGAGGGTCGTGCGCAGCTACGGGGACACGGTCCTGGCCATGTCCGGCTGCCTCGATCAAAGCCCCGCCGAATGCCGGCTCCCCGGCACCCTGCCCGGCCACGACCCGCAGGGCCGGCTGGGCCGTGACTCGTATGCCGCCCGCTCCGATTTCTGGGCCCCGGGCGGACTGACCGGGCCCGCCGCCGAGGCGGTGCTGGCCGCCGTCGAACGCTACGGGGCGAGCGTGCCGGGCGGCGGGCTCGGGGTGGTGCAGTTCGACGGGGTCTGCGGCGGCGCCCTCAACCGGATCCCGGTGGGGGCCAGCGCCTTCGCGCACCGTGCCGCCGGGTTCCTCGCCCAGTACCTCGTCTACTGGCCCGCCCCGGCGCCGTCCGCCGACATCGCCCGGCACCGGGCCTGGCTCGACGGGCTCTGGCGCGACCTGCGCCCCTGGGCGAGCGGGGCCGCGTACCAGAACTACGCCGACCCGAAGCTGACCGGCTGGCGCGAGGCCTACCACGGGCCGAACCTGGCCCGCCTCGAAGCGGTCCGGCGCCGGTACGACCCGGGCCGGCTGTTCCGCTTCCCCCAGGCGATCTAA
- a CDS encoding acyltransferase → MSTPGTTTTRGLARIHRTADRIDAKTPAHRDRAIDGLRALALLAVPTGHWLLGGFTLDSDGALHNASPLSAFGGLAPASWLLQMLGIFFLVGGYASVLSFRRRTGSTRAWLGGRIARLGRPVLGVTAVWALAAPLLYAAGVPQATLRTGATLVIQPLWFVGVYVAVTALTPYCVRAARRLGGWAAAPLLASVAVVDFLRYGPFADSVPGWLALVNILPGWLFAYQLGVSWAEGRIGRRGAWLLLAGGGVLFAALLTLFHYPASMVGVPGAARTNSHPPSLLVLALAAAQSGAAILLRDRLAQLLARPLLWAPVVVINLCAMTILCWHQTAMLAAAVPASFAGGLAGLTTAPDSPGWILARLAWMPVFAALLVGIARYARRFEQPWTRATAVRRTVAGLLAAGFAVFALGLA, encoded by the coding sequence ATGAGCACGCCGGGCACGACGACGACACGTGGGCTCGCCCGGATCCACCGGACCGCCGACCGGATCGACGCGAAGACCCCCGCCCACCGGGACCGGGCCATCGACGGGCTGCGGGCGCTGGCCCTGCTCGCCGTGCCCACCGGGCACTGGCTGCTGGGCGGGTTCACGCTCGACTCCGACGGCGCCCTGCACAATGCCAGCCCGCTCTCCGCCTTCGGCGGCCTGGCCCCCGCCAGTTGGCTGCTCCAGATGCTCGGCATCTTCTTCCTCGTCGGCGGTTACGCCTCGGTGCTCTCCTTCCGGCGGCGCACCGGCTCCACGAGGGCCTGGCTGGGGGGCCGGATCGCCCGGCTGGGACGGCCGGTGCTCGGAGTCACGGCGGTCTGGGCGCTGGCCGCGCCCCTGCTGTACGCGGCCGGGGTGCCGCAGGCCACGCTGCGGACCGGGGCGACGCTGGTGATCCAGCCGCTGTGGTTCGTCGGGGTGTACGTGGCGGTCACCGCCCTGACCCCCTACTGCGTACGGGCGGCCCGCCGGCTCGGGGGCTGGGCCGCGGCCCCGCTGCTGGCCTCCGTCGCGGTGGTCGACTTCCTGCGCTACGGGCCCTTCGCGGACTCGGTGCCGGGCTGGCTGGCCCTGGTGAACATCCTGCCGGGCTGGCTGTTCGCCTACCAGCTCGGTGTGTCCTGGGCCGAGGGCCGGATCGGCCGGCGCGGGGCGTGGCTGCTGCTGGCGGGCGGGGGCGTGCTGTTCGCGGCGCTGCTGACCCTCTTCCACTACCCGGCGTCGATGGTCGGCGTACCGGGTGCGGCCCGGACCAACTCGCATCCGCCGTCGCTGCTGGTCCTGGCGCTGGCGGCAGCCCAGTCGGGGGCCGCGATCCTGCTGCGGGACCGGCTGGCGCAGCTGCTGGCCCGGCCGCTGCTGTGGGCTCCGGTGGTGGTGATCAACCTGTGCGCGATGACGATCCTGTGCTGGCACCAGACCGCGATGCTGGCGGCGGCGGTGCCCGCGTCGTTCGCCGGCGGGCTGGCGGGGCTGACCACGGCGCCGGACAGTCCGGGGTGGATCCTGGCGCGGCTGGCGTGGATGCCGGTGTTCGCGGCGCTGCTGGTGGGCATCGCCCGCTACGCGCGCCGGTTCGAGCAGCCGTGGACCAGGGCCACGGCAGTACGCAGGACCGTGGCGGGCCTGCTGGCGGCCGGATTCGCGGTCTTCGCGCTGGGCCTGGCGTAG